In Parafrankia irregularis, a single genomic region encodes these proteins:
- a CDS encoding type I polyketide synthase, with amino-acid sequence MSSANEDRLRDYVKKIMTDLRRARRRLGELEAAAHEPIAIVGMSCRFPGGVRSPEQLWDLVAAGRDGISGLPADRGWDLAGLYDPDGVRPGTTYARHGGFLHDAADFDADFFGISPREALAMDPQQRLLLEVTWEAVERAGIDPSTLRGSGTGVFVGSIYQDYVSRLREVPAEVEGHLSTGAASSVLSGRLAYVLGLEGPAVTVDTACSSSLVALHLAVRALRGGECGLALAAGVAVMSSPLVFSEYSRQRALSADGRCRAFAADGDGFGLSEGTGVLLLERLTDARRLGHPVLAVVRGSAVNSDGASNGLTAPNGPSQERVIRRALADAQVAPESIDAVEAHGTGTPLGDPIEADALLATYGQGRQPGAPLWLGSLKSNIGHAQSAAGVGGVIKMVLALRQETLPRTLHVGEPTAAVDWDSGDIRLLTEQVAWPRADRPRRAGVSSFGVSGTNAHVILEEAPAVGPDPAADAGSEAETGSAGGTGSGPVHGAETAAGPEGPVSVDAQAVPWLLSARSAAGLRGQAARLAEHLAGGVTTAEPADVGWSLLRGRAALEHRAVVLGDDRVAALRALAGGEPGPDVVRGRADAEDGGDGRVVWVFPGQGAQWAGMGAELLETSAVFARRVAECAGALAPYVDWSVLDVLRGAPDAPPLERVDVVQPVSWAVMVGLAAVWESWGVRPDAVVGHSQGEIAAACVAGALSLDDAARVVAVRGRAIAARLAGHGAMASVALPAASVAAELEQWAGRVAVAAVNGPSATVVAGEPAALDGLLARWSEEGVRVRRLPVDYASHTAAVEALRADLLRDLAGIRPVQPRIAFHSTVEGYLLVAEGGPDTGPSRLDAEYWFQNLRSPVRFAAAVRGLLDAEHRVFVEIGAHPVLTPAVEHTAEAAGADGTLAVGSLRRGEGGLRRLVASAAQLWVHGVPVDWAPLVAGGRRVDLPTYAFQRQRYWLHDGARPGAGTARTADVASATRQSLFQVAWTPLAVPAGAAEAARARLVTVPPGVDAPATALAAGEPPPDWTVVRLPPTTGDAASVRGAVRWALSLVQAWLADERLAGSRLVLATRGAVTGEPVAGQVTDLAGAAVWGLLRSAQSEHPGRFVLLDLDDADSSADMVPAALAAAGAQDENQIALRDGRAFVPRLTPVPPAPAPAPAPGPAEAVAAAAAVAVAAAEAGTTERTLPWDPAGTVLVTGGTGTLGGLVARHLVTRHGMRNLLLTGRRGAVPEWVADLTALGAHVTVAACDVADRQALAAVLAEVPADRPLTAVVHAAGILDDGAVVSQTGERVDAVLRPKIDAALHLHELTANHDLAGFVLFSSAAGVFGGPGQSGYAAANAFLDAFAQWRAARGQPGVSLAWGLWELRSGLTAGLGDADLRRMARAGMRALTTSEALDLFDRAVAGTADAALVPIGLSEDVLNAQAQAGTPAVMTRGLVPIATHPFTGGTGGAGAVPVGGAAGTDGGTDARSGLVRTLAGLTRTEQRDVLVDLVRAQSAAVLGHRSPQAVEPTRAFKEIGFDSLTSVELRNRLAELTGLRLPVTLVFDHPSPRAVAELLYARLVEETQVSTAAPGDFSRGLAVVTSPGVARAGADDDPVVIVGMGCRFPGGVSSPADLWRVAAEGVDAVSGFPADRGWDVAALFDPVPGRPGRSYVRVGGFLYDAGDFDADFFGISPREALAMDPQQRLLLEVSWEALEHAGIDPTSLRGTDTGVFTGLIYQGYGVETVGAPESVEGYRISGTTSSVASGRVAYTLGLEGPALTVDTACSSSLVALHLAVRALRAGECTLALAGGVAVMASPTTFVEFSRQGGLAVDGRVKAFGEGADGTGWGEGVGVVVVERLSVARERGHRVLAVVGGSAVNSDGGSNGLTAPSGVAQERVLRAALVDAGVSADGVDVVEGHGTGTRLGDPIELGALLGVFGGVRSGGFRCWWGR; translated from the coding sequence ATGTCCAGCGCCAACGAAGACCGGCTCCGTGACTACGTCAAGAAGATCATGACGGATCTTCGGCGGGCCCGGCGGCGGCTGGGCGAGCTCGAGGCCGCCGCGCACGAGCCGATCGCGATCGTGGGCATGAGCTGCCGGTTCCCGGGCGGGGTGCGCTCACCGGAACAGCTGTGGGATCTCGTCGCCGCCGGGCGCGACGGAATCAGCGGGCTGCCGGCCGACCGGGGCTGGGATCTCGCCGGCCTCTACGACCCTGACGGGGTGCGTCCTGGCACGACCTACGCCCGCCACGGGGGCTTCCTGCATGACGCCGCCGACTTCGACGCGGACTTCTTCGGGATCTCGCCGCGCGAGGCGCTGGCGATGGACCCGCAGCAGCGGCTGCTGCTGGAGGTCACCTGGGAGGCGGTCGAGCGGGCGGGGATCGACCCGTCCACGCTGCGGGGCAGCGGGACCGGGGTCTTCGTCGGCAGCATCTACCAGGACTACGTATCCCGGCTGCGCGAGGTGCCCGCGGAGGTCGAGGGCCACCTGAGCACCGGCGCCGCCAGCAGCGTGCTGTCCGGCCGCCTCGCCTACGTCCTCGGGTTGGAGGGGCCGGCGGTCACCGTCGACACCGCCTGCTCGTCGTCGCTGGTCGCGCTGCACCTGGCGGTGCGTGCGCTGCGCGGAGGGGAATGTGGACTCGCCCTGGCCGCGGGCGTGGCGGTGATGTCCAGCCCGTTGGTGTTCAGCGAGTACAGCCGGCAGCGCGCGCTGTCCGCGGACGGGCGCTGCCGGGCCTTCGCCGCGGACGGCGATGGGTTCGGCCTCTCCGAAGGCACCGGCGTCCTGCTGCTCGAGCGGCTCACCGACGCGCGCCGGCTGGGGCATCCGGTGCTCGCGGTGGTGCGTGGCAGCGCGGTGAACTCCGACGGTGCCTCCAACGGCCTGACCGCACCGAACGGCCCCTCCCAGGAACGGGTGATCCGCCGGGCGCTGGCCGACGCGCAGGTGGCACCGGAAAGCATCGACGCGGTGGAGGCCCACGGCACCGGAACCCCCCTCGGCGACCCGATCGAGGCCGACGCCCTGCTCGCGACCTACGGGCAGGGGCGGCAGCCCGGCGCGCCGCTGTGGCTGGGGTCGCTGAAGTCGAACATCGGGCACGCGCAGTCGGCCGCGGGCGTCGGCGGCGTCATCAAGATGGTGCTCGCGCTGCGGCAGGAGACCCTGCCGCGGACCCTGCACGTGGGCGAGCCGACGGCGGCGGTCGACTGGGACAGCGGTGACATCCGGCTGCTTACGGAGCAGGTCGCGTGGCCTCGGGCTGATCGGCCGCGCCGGGCGGGCGTGTCATCCTTCGGTGTCTCAGGCACCAACGCGCATGTGATCCTCGAGGAGGCTCCGGCGGTCGGCCCCGACCCCGCCGCCGATGCCGGGTCCGAGGCGGAGACCGGCTCCGCGGGGGGAACCGGCTCCGGGCCGGTGCACGGCGCCGAGACGGCGGCGGGTCCGGAGGGTCCGGTGTCCGTGGACGCCCAGGCCGTGCCGTGGCTGCTGTCGGCGCGGTCTGCGGCCGGGCTGCGCGGGCAGGCGGCCCGGCTGGCCGAGCACCTGGCCGGCGGCGTGACCACGGCCGAACCCGCCGACGTCGGATGGTCCCTGCTGCGTGGGCGGGCAGCTCTGGAACACCGGGCGGTGGTGCTGGGCGACGACCGCGTGGCGGCGCTGCGTGCGCTGGCCGGCGGCGAGCCCGGTCCCGACGTGGTGCGGGGGCGGGCCGACGCCGAGGACGGCGGTGACGGCCGGGTGGTGTGGGTGTTCCCCGGGCAGGGCGCCCAGTGGGCCGGGATGGGCGCGGAGCTGCTGGAGACGTCGGCGGTGTTCGCCCGGCGGGTCGCCGAATGCGCCGGGGCGCTGGCGCCCTATGTGGACTGGTCGGTGCTCGACGTCCTGCGCGGCGCCCCGGATGCGCCGCCGCTGGAGCGGGTGGACGTGGTGCAGCCGGTGTCGTGGGCGGTGATGGTGGGTCTCGCGGCCGTGTGGGAGTCATGGGGCGTGCGACCGGACGCGGTGGTCGGACATTCGCAGGGGGAGATCGCGGCGGCCTGCGTGGCGGGGGCGTTGTCCCTGGACGACGCGGCGCGGGTGGTGGCGGTCCGCGGGCGGGCCATCGCGGCGCGGTTGGCCGGCCATGGCGCCATGGCCTCGGTCGCGCTGCCGGCCGCCTCGGTCGCCGCCGAGCTGGAGCAATGGGCCGGCCGGGTGGCCGTCGCGGCGGTGAACGGCCCGTCCGCGACCGTGGTCGCAGGCGAGCCGGCGGCCCTGGACGGGCTGCTGGCCCGCTGGTCGGAGGAGGGCGTCCGGGTCCGGCGGCTCCCGGTGGACTACGCGTCGCACACGGCGGCGGTCGAGGCGCTGCGGGCGGACCTGCTGCGTGACCTCGCCGGCATCCGTCCGGTGCAGCCCCGGATCGCCTTCCACTCCACGGTCGAGGGCTACCTCTTGGTGGCCGAGGGCGGTCCCGACACCGGGCCGTCGCGGCTGGACGCCGAGTACTGGTTCCAGAACCTGCGCTCGCCGGTACGGTTCGCCGCGGCCGTCCGCGGGCTCCTCGACGCGGAGCACCGGGTGTTCGTGGAGATCGGTGCGCATCCGGTCCTGACCCCCGCCGTGGAGCATACAGCCGAGGCCGCCGGGGCTGACGGCACGCTCGCCGTCGGCTCGCTGCGCCGCGGGGAGGGCGGTCTGCGGCGGCTGGTGGCGAGCGCGGCGCAGTTGTGGGTACACGGGGTGCCCGTGGACTGGGCACCGCTGGTCGCCGGCGGGCGGCGCGTCGACCTGCCCACGTACGCGTTCCAGCGCCAACGCTACTGGCTGCACGACGGTGCCCGGCCGGGAGCCGGCACGGCCCGCACCGCGGACGTCGCCAGTGCGACCCGGCAGTCACTGTTCCAGGTCGCGTGGACGCCGTTGGCGGTTCCGGCCGGTGCGGCGGAGGCGGCCCGGGCCCGTCTCGTGACCGTGCCGCCCGGCGTCGATGCCCCGGCCACGGCCCTCGCCGCAGGCGAGCCGCCGCCGGACTGGACCGTCGTCCGCCTGCCACCCACGACGGGTGACGCCGCCTCCGTCCGGGGGGCGGTCCGGTGGGCGCTGTCGCTGGTCCAGGCCTGGTTGGCGGACGAGCGCCTCGCCGGGTCCCGGCTGGTACTGGCCACCCGGGGTGCCGTGACCGGTGAGCCCGTGGCCGGGCAGGTCACGGATCTGGCCGGCGCCGCGGTGTGGGGGCTCCTCCGATCAGCGCAGTCCGAGCATCCCGGCCGGTTCGTCCTGCTCGACCTCGACGATGCCGACAGCTCCGCGGACATGGTGCCTGCCGCCCTGGCGGCCGCCGGGGCGCAGGACGAGAACCAGATAGCCCTGCGCGACGGACGTGCGTTCGTCCCGCGGCTGACGCCGGTTCCGCCGGCTCCGGCTCCGGCTCCGGCTCCCGGACCGGCCGAAGCCGTCGCGGCCGCGGCCGCAGTCGCAGTCGCAGCCGCGGAAGCTGGGACCACAGAGCGCACCCTGCCCTGGGACCCGGCGGGCACGGTTCTCGTCACCGGCGGAACCGGAACTCTCGGTGGTCTCGTTGCCAGGCACCTCGTCACCCGGCACGGGATGCGGAACCTGCTGCTGACCGGGCGGCGCGGCGCCGTCCCCGAATGGGTGGCGGATCTCACCGCGCTCGGCGCGCACGTCACCGTCGCGGCCTGCGACGTGGCCGACCGCCAGGCACTCGCCGCTGTACTGGCGGAGGTCCCCGCGGACCGTCCGCTGACCGCGGTCGTGCACGCCGCCGGCATCCTCGACGACGGCGCCGTCGTCTCACAGACCGGCGAGCGGGTCGATGCCGTGCTGCGGCCCAAGATCGACGCCGCGCTGCACCTGCACGAGCTGACCGCGAACCACGACCTCGCCGGTTTCGTGCTCTTCTCCTCGGCGGCCGGCGTGTTCGGTGGCCCCGGCCAGAGCGGTTACGCCGCGGCGAACGCGTTCCTGGACGCGTTCGCACAGTGGCGTGCGGCGCGCGGCCAGCCGGGTGTCTCGCTGGCGTGGGGCCTGTGGGAGCTGCGCAGCGGCCTGACCGCCGGACTCGGCGACGCGGACCTACGACGGATGGCCCGGGCGGGCATGCGTGCTCTGACCACATCCGAAGCGCTGGACCTGTTCGACCGCGCGGTGGCCGGTACCGCGGACGCGGCACTGGTGCCGATCGGCCTCTCGGAGGACGTCCTGAACGCCCAGGCACAGGCGGGCACGCCCGCGGTGATGACGCGCGGCCTCGTCCCGATCGCCACACATCCGTTCACCGGTGGGACCGGTGGCGCGGGCGCCGTCCCGGTCGGCGGCGCGGCCGGCACGGACGGCGGCACGGACGCGAGGTCCGGGCTGGTCCGCACCCTCGCCGGGCTGACCAGGACCGAGCAGCGCGACGTCCTCGTCGACCTCGTCCGGGCACAGTCCGCCGCCGTGCTCGGACACCGCTCGCCGCAGGCGGTCGAGCCCACCCGGGCGTTCAAGGAGATCGGCTTCGACTCCCTCACCTCCGTGGAGCTGCGCAACCGGCTGGCGGAGCTGACCGGGCTGCGCCTGCCCGTCACGCTGGTGTTCGACCACCCGAGTCCGCGGGCCGTCGCCGAGCTCCTGTACGCACGGCTGGTGGAGGAGACCCAGGTCTCCACCGCCGCACCCGGAGATTTCTCTCGCGGCCTGGCCGTGGTGACCAGCCCGGGTGTCGCACGGGCGGGTGCCGATGACGACCCGGTCGTCATCGTGGGTATGGGCTGTCGTTTCCCTGGCGGGGTTTCCTCGCCGGCGGATCTGTGGCGGGTGGCGGCGGAAGGCGTGGACGCGGTCTCCGGTTTTCCTGCCGACCGCGGATGGGATGTGGCGGCGCTCTTCGATCCGGTGCCGGGCCGGCCGGGACGCTCGTATGTGCGTGTGGGCGGATTCCTGTATGACGCCGGTGATTTCGATGCGGATTTTTTTGGGATTTCTCCGCGTGAGGCGTTGGCGATGGATCCGCAGCAGCGTCTGTTGTTGGAGGTGTCGTGGGAGGCGTTGGAGCATGCGGGGATTGATCCGACGTCGTTGCGCGGCACCGACACGGGTGTCTTCACCGGGCTGATCTACCAGGGATACGGCGTCGAGACGGTCGGTGCGCCCGAGAGCGTCGAGGGGTACCGGATCAGCGGCACCACCTCCAGTGTGGCCTCCGGTCGGGTCGCGTACACGCTGGGGTTGGAGGGCCCGG